One stretch of Paenibacillus sp. FSL R5-0341 DNA includes these proteins:
- the argS gene encoding arginine--tRNA ligase — protein sequence MTRNPLDTINERVSTAIGNAIVAAGIVTQDELPAITLEVPREKTHGDLATNAAMQLTKIAKRNPRQIAEEIIANLNLAEAGIEKAEIAGPGFINFKLDKSYLYPVLALVQEQGKDYGRISIGEGRKVEMEFVSANPTGSLHLGHARGAAVGDALCNILDYAGYDVTREYYINDAGNQVFNLARSIEARYLQELGQDAEMPEDGYHGEDIKGFAKQLVAEKGEELLSMHPGDRAAYFRDFGLEKELDKIKRDLNRFRVNFDIWFSETSLYDNGEVLRVLDELRDRNEIYEQDGATWLKTMQYGDDKERVLIKNDGTYTYLTPDIAYHRDKYARGYDTMINIWGADHHGYIPRMKAAMQALGNDPEKLVVLIAQMVSLFQNGEKVKMSKRTGKAVTMEDLMDEVGIDAIRYFFTMRSMDSHLDFDMDLAISTSNENPVFYVQYAHARVCSVYRQAEEQGIELLPLAQIDLSKLTTEHEYDLLRKMGELPEEISAAATGYAPHRIIRYVYELASLFHSYYRAERVITEDAQQTQARLALIGAVRTVIATALRLVGVTAPDKM from the coding sequence ATGACACGTAATCCACTAGATACGATTAACGAACGGGTAAGCACGGCCATCGGTAACGCCATTGTGGCTGCCGGAATTGTCACGCAGGATGAATTGCCAGCCATCACACTGGAAGTGCCGCGTGAGAAGACTCACGGGGACTTGGCGACCAATGCTGCCATGCAGCTGACCAAGATTGCCAAGCGCAATCCGCGTCAGATTGCTGAAGAGATCATTGCCAATCTGAATCTGGCTGAAGCAGGAATTGAGAAGGCAGAGATTGCTGGTCCGGGATTCATTAACTTCAAATTGGACAAGAGTTACCTTTACCCAGTACTTGCGCTTGTGCAAGAGCAGGGTAAAGATTACGGAAGAATTAGTATCGGAGAAGGACGCAAAGTCGAGATGGAGTTTGTCAGTGCCAACCCGACAGGCAGTTTGCATCTGGGTCATGCCCGAGGAGCAGCTGTAGGGGATGCACTATGTAACATCCTTGACTACGCAGGATATGATGTAACCCGTGAATACTACATTAATGATGCAGGTAATCAGGTGTTTAATCTGGCTCGTTCTATTGAAGCTCGTTATCTGCAAGAGCTGGGTCAGGATGCTGAGATGCCTGAAGACGGTTATCATGGCGAAGATATTAAAGGATTCGCCAAGCAGCTTGTTGCTGAAAAGGGTGAAGAATTGCTGTCCATGCATCCCGGTGACCGTGCGGCTTATTTCCGTGACTTTGGTCTGGAGAAGGAACTGGACAAGATCAAACGTGACTTGAATCGCTTCCGTGTTAACTTTGACATCTGGTTCAGCGAAACTTCCCTGTATGACAACGGAGAAGTGCTGCGAGTATTGGATGAATTGCGTGACCGCAATGAGATCTATGAGCAAGACGGGGCAACTTGGCTGAAAACGATGCAGTATGGTGATGACAAAGAACGTGTATTGATCAAGAACGATGGCACATATACTTACCTGACGCCGGATATTGCTTATCACCGTGATAAGTATGCGCGTGGATACGACACGATGATTAACATCTGGGGTGCGGATCACCATGGATATATTCCACGGATGAAAGCCGCGATGCAAGCACTGGGCAATGACCCTGAGAAACTGGTGGTCCTGATTGCACAGATGGTGAGCTTGTTCCAGAACGGTGAAAAAGTGAAGATGTCCAAGCGTACAGGTAAAGCTGTAACGATGGAAGATCTGATGGATGAAGTCGGCATTGATGCCATCCGTTACTTCTTCACCATGCGCAGCATGGACTCCCATCTGGACTTTGACATGGACCTTGCGATTTCGACATCCAATGAGAATCCGGTATTCTATGTACAATACGCGCATGCACGTGTATGCAGCGTATACCGTCAGGCTGAAGAACAAGGTATTGAACTGCTGCCACTGGCACAGATTGACCTGTCCAAGCTGACAACAGAGCATGAGTATGACCTTCTCCGCAAAATGGGAGAGTTGCCTGAGGAAATCTCGGCAGCAGCAACAGGATATGCGCCTCATCGTATCATCCGTTATGTATACGAGCTGGCATCCCTGTTCCACAGCTACTACCGTGCAGAACGTGTCATTACGGAAGATGCGCAGCAAACTCAGGCACGTCTGGCACTGATCGGTGCTGTTCGTACCGTTATTGCAACAGCGCTTCGTCTGGTAGGCGTAACCGCTCCTGACAAAATGTAA
- a CDS encoding response regulator, with the protein MEDKKVLIVDDQNGIRILLMEVFSSEGYNTFQAPNGKVALEIVNNDKPDLVLLDMKIPGMDGLEILKHIKEIDPDIKVIMMTAYGELDMIKEATDLGALMHFTKPFDIDEMRVAVNMQLRNGAANKCS; encoded by the coding sequence GTGGAAGATAAAAAAGTTTTGATTGTTGATGACCAGAATGGTATTCGAATCCTGTTAATGGAAGTGTTCAGCAGTGAAGGATATAACACGTTTCAAGCACCCAACGGCAAGGTTGCCCTGGAGATTGTGAATAATGACAAGCCTGACCTAGTATTGCTCGATATGAAGATTCCTGGGATGGACGGTCTGGAAATCCTGAAGCATATTAAAGAAATTGATCCGGATATCAAGGTCATCATGATGACCGCTTATGGTGAATTGGACATGATTAAGGAAGCCACGGATCTTGGAGCTCTCATGCATTTCACAAAACCGTTTGATATCGATGAGATGCGAGTGGCTGTGAATATGCAACTTCGCAATGGGGCCGCCAATAAATGCAGCTGA
- the rho gene encoding transcription termination factor Rho, giving the protein MDLQISDLEEMKLTDLYKLAKKYQIPYYGTLKKKELIFAILRAQAEQSGLMFMQGVLEILPEGYGFLRPINYLPSTEDIYISASQIRKFDLRTGDLVSGKCRTPKENERYFGLLQVNAVNGENPSAAAERLHFPALTPLYPQKKLVLETSPNHLSTRIMDVLAPVGLGQRGLIVAPPKAGKTLLLKEIANSISTNNPEIELFVLLIDERPEEVTDMSRSVKGEVVASTFDELPENHIKVAELVLERALRLVEAKKDVVILLDSITRLARAYNLVIPPSGRTLSGGIDPAAFHRPKRFFGSARNVEEGGSLTILATALIDTGSRMDDVIYEEFKGTGNMELHLDRRLAERRIFPAIDIRRSGTRREEVLLSKEELDTIWTIRKNMNDSHDFVEGFLKKLRNSKTNAEFLAAFDSAGNAPTSNSGTTTTRRSPRQTATSGTST; this is encoded by the coding sequence ATGGATCTACAAATTTCCGATTTGGAAGAAATGAAATTAACGGACCTCTACAAGCTGGCCAAAAAATATCAGATACCTTACTATGGTACGTTAAAAAAGAAAGAATTAATCTTTGCTATATTACGCGCACAAGCTGAACAGAGCGGTCTGATGTTCATGCAAGGCGTACTCGAGATTTTACCTGAAGGTTACGGATTCTTAAGACCCATTAACTACTTGCCAAGTACGGAAGACATCTACATCTCAGCTTCTCAGATTCGCAAGTTTGACCTAAGAACAGGTGACCTTGTATCAGGTAAGTGTAGAACGCCTAAGGAAAACGAGAGATACTTCGGATTGTTGCAAGTCAACGCTGTAAATGGTGAGAATCCATCGGCGGCTGCAGAGCGACTTCACTTCCCGGCACTAACCCCACTGTATCCGCAGAAAAAACTGGTTCTCGAAACATCCCCCAACCATTTGTCCACACGCATTATGGATGTGCTCGCCCCGGTAGGATTGGGACAGCGCGGATTGATCGTAGCACCTCCCAAAGCGGGTAAAACGCTTCTCCTCAAAGAAATTGCCAACAGCATCTCAACTAACAATCCTGAAATTGAACTGTTTGTCCTGTTGATTGATGAACGTCCAGAGGAAGTAACGGATATGTCGCGTTCGGTAAAAGGGGAAGTTGTGGCTTCTACATTTGATGAATTGCCTGAGAATCATATCAAGGTGGCAGAGTTGGTGCTTGAGCGTGCGCTTCGTCTGGTTGAGGCGAAAAAGGATGTCGTTATCCTGCTGGATAGCATTACGCGTCTTGCGCGTGCATATAACCTGGTTATTCCACCATCTGGTCGTACACTTAGTGGTGGTATTGACCCAGCTGCGTTCCATCGTCCGAAACGTTTCTTCGGTTCTGCCCGGAATGTGGAAGAAGGCGGAAGCCTGACCATCCTGGCAACGGCATTAATTGATACTGGTTCGCGTATGGATGACGTAATTTATGAAGAGTTTAAGGGTACGGGTAATATGGAGCTGCATCTGGACCGTCGTCTGGCTGAGCGTCGTATATTCCCGGCGATCGACATTCGTCGTTCGGGTACGCGTCGTGAAGAAGTATTGCTCAGCAAGGAAGAGCTGGATACGATCTGGACGATTCGTAAGAACATGAATGATTCCCATGACTTTGTCGAAGGTTTCCTCAAGAAACTTCGTAACAGCAAAACGAATGCAGAGTTTTTGGCGGCATTTGATTCAGCTGGTAATGCTCCGACAAGTAATTCGGGGACAACAACAACCCGTCGCTCACCGAGACAGACAGCTACGTCAGGTACATCGACATAA
- a CDS encoding UDP-N-acetylglucosamine 1-carboxyvinyltransferase translates to MEKLMISGGRPLQGTVTISGAKNSAIALIPAALLAESEVVLDNLPLLSDVAVYAEILEELGARVTWEGSQMKIDPSDIKSIPMPNGPVKKLRASYYMMGALLGRFKEATIGLPGGCNFEPRPIDQHIKGFEALGATVTNEHGSIHLHAKELRGAKIYLDVSSVGATINIMLAATRAKGSTIIENAAKEPEIIDVATLLNSMGASIKGAGTETIRIEGVSELKGCRHSIIPDRIQAGTYMIAAAATRGDVLIDNVIPKHLEALTAKLLEMGVGIEELDESIRVIGKPNYNHVDVKALVYPGFPTDLQSPMTSVLTQATGVSVLSDFVYSNRFKHVPELVRMGAKIRVEGRSAIIEGSALNAAKVKASDLRAGAALVIAGLTVSEGVTEVTGVEYIDRGYDHLVTNLRLLGADVWRETD, encoded by the coding sequence ATGGAAAAATTGATGATTAGTGGCGGACGTCCGTTACAGGGAACTGTAACTATAAGCGGCGCCAAGAACAGCGCCATTGCGCTTATTCCTGCAGCATTGCTTGCCGAGTCAGAAGTCGTGTTGGACAACCTGCCGCTTTTGAGTGACGTGGCGGTTTATGCAGAAATTTTGGAGGAACTCGGAGCACGTGTGACTTGGGAAGGTAGTCAGATGAAGATTGATCCTTCTGACATCAAATCCATTCCTATGCCGAATGGTCCCGTGAAGAAGCTTCGCGCTTCGTATTATATGATGGGTGCATTGCTAGGGCGTTTTAAAGAAGCGACCATAGGTTTACCAGGGGGCTGTAATTTTGAGCCTCGTCCAATTGATCAACATATCAAAGGGTTTGAAGCGCTTGGCGCAACCGTAACAAACGAACACGGCTCCATTCATCTGCATGCCAAAGAGCTGCGCGGAGCAAAGATTTATCTTGATGTAAGCAGTGTCGGTGCAACCATTAACATTATGCTGGCGGCTACTCGTGCCAAAGGCTCTACAATTATCGAAAACGCGGCTAAAGAGCCTGAGATTATAGATGTAGCAACACTTCTGAATTCCATGGGTGCCAGCATCAAGGGTGCAGGTACCGAAACGATCCGTATTGAAGGAGTTTCGGAGCTTAAAGGCTGCCGTCATTCTATCATTCCGGACCGTATCCAAGCAGGTACGTATATGATTGCTGCAGCGGCAACGCGCGGAGATGTTCTGATTGACAATGTGATCCCCAAACATCTGGAGGCTTTAACGGCAAAGCTGCTGGAGATGGGTGTTGGCATTGAGGAATTGGATGAAAGTATACGTGTCATTGGTAAACCAAATTATAACCATGTTGACGTGAAGGCACTTGTATATCCTGGTTTCCCAACAGATCTACAGTCACCGATGACCAGTGTTTTGACACAGGCTACTGGCGTGAGTGTCCTGAGCGACTTTGTATATAGTAATCGATTCAAGCATGTGCCTGAGCTGGTGCGGATGGGTGCAAAGATTCGGGTAGAAGGACGGTCAGCGATTATTGAAGGCAGTGCATTGAATGCGGCCAAAGTAAAAGCATCCGATCTTCGCGCTGGAGCGGCGCTAGTGATTGCGGGTCTCACCGTCAGTGAAGGTGTGACTGAAGTAACTGGGGTCGAATATATCGACCGTGGTTACGATCATCTGGTGACCAATTTGCGTCTGCTTGGTGCAGATGTATGGCGGGAAACCGATTAA
- a CDS encoding radical SAM protein: MYLVYADEKGNVFDHPSLYGLARSGDMIVEIMEDELIPLPEGATLVGLPSTRPIGMDPDTGEMLPMPTDTQAVGALLPQGFTRLCLPGYVKTDKEYKLPLFGYSAVVWKDGGFYVTASKSDSPDKWNPLNCDRDDVRSGVKRLTEQYPENRLYTHLSNCALGYECLTSSNTFLNRWEGGVPVSYSCNAGCFGCISEQPDDSGFVSPQTRMNFRPRVDEIVQVMMEHLKTPESIISFGQGCEGEPSTQAKLIIEAIREVRSVTDMGYININTNAGLNDHIRGIVDAGLDLMRVSTISALDDHYNAYYKPRGYTLANVEKSMKYAAQQGVYTSINYLIFPGVTDREEEIEAMIEFARRTDLRLIQMRNLNIDPESYLELIPPAQGDILGMKQMIEIFEDELPDVVIGSYTHVPPAGMARPKRLITS; encoded by the coding sequence ATGTATTTAGTATACGCAGATGAAAAAGGTAATGTATTTGATCACCCTTCCCTGTACGGGCTTGCCCGCAGTGGAGATATGATCGTTGAGATTATGGAGGATGAGTTGATTCCTTTGCCAGAGGGTGCAACGTTGGTTGGACTCCCAAGTACCCGGCCCATTGGTATGGACCCGGACACAGGTGAGATGCTGCCGATGCCAACAGACACACAGGCTGTAGGTGCGTTGCTTCCACAAGGATTCACTCGTTTGTGTCTCCCTGGTTATGTGAAGACGGATAAGGAGTATAAGTTGCCGTTGTTCGGTTATTCCGCAGTAGTTTGGAAAGACGGCGGTTTCTATGTCACGGCTTCGAAGTCGGATAGTCCCGACAAATGGAATCCGCTGAACTGTGATCGGGACGATGTGCGTTCCGGAGTTAAACGGTTGACGGAGCAATATCCCGAGAACCGCCTTTATACCCACCTGTCCAATTGTGCACTGGGATATGAATGTCTAACTTCGTCGAACACGTTCCTGAATCGTTGGGAAGGCGGAGTACCGGTATCTTATTCCTGTAATGCGGGCTGTTTCGGATGTATCTCCGAGCAACCGGATGACAGTGGCTTTGTTTCACCGCAGACACGTATGAACTTCCGTCCGCGTGTGGATGAGATTGTCCAGGTCATGATGGAACACCTGAAAACGCCGGAATCCATCATTAGCTTTGGACAAGGTTGTGAAGGGGAGCCCTCCACGCAGGCCAAGCTGATTATTGAAGCGATTCGTGAAGTGCGTTCTGTAACGGATATGGGGTATATCAATATTAATACCAATGCCGGTCTGAACGATCACATTAGAGGCATTGTAGACGCTGGATTGGATCTGATGCGTGTAAGTACAATTAGTGCACTGGATGACCATTATAACGCCTACTATAAGCCACGTGGTTATACCTTGGCTAATGTCGAGAAGTCGATGAAATACGCAGCGCAGCAAGGCGTATACACATCCATTAACTATTTGATTTTCCCGGGCGTAACAGATCGTGAAGAAGAAATCGAGGCAATGATTGAGTTTGCACGAAGAACGGATCTACGCCTGATTCAGATGCGTAACCTCAATATTGATCCGGAGAGCTACTTGGAATTAATTCCCCCAGCTCAAGGCGATATCTTAGGTATGAAGCAGATGATTGAGATCTTTGAAGACGAGCTGCCTGATGTGGTGATTGGTTCGTATACCCACGTTCCACCAGCTGGAATGGCACGCCCTAAACGGTTGATTACCTCTTAA
- a CDS encoding S8 family peptidase produces the protein MDYTGLLHQLIDGMRRPEPEQGGRYLIRFAKPQQYEACLLELSRMRNEFTDLGAVRSSRLARSIIAPVQRPEDLYRYGDEITIEADVPISLHAAALHSKPSNAQGIPWGVKQIRAPKVWSVSTGHRIKIGVIDTGADYHHPDLRYSLARGINLLNRSLLPHDDNGHGTHIAGTIAAANSTAGMIGVAPRSLIYPVKAFDHNGSAYVSDIVLGIDWCVRNKVDIINMSFGMKTRSKALLDVVNRAYHAGIVIVASSGNDGKRRSIDYPARYPQTISVGATDKNRRIASFSNRGAYVDVYAPGDKIVSSWVQGKHHEMSGTSMATSHVSGAIALLLAKHPGLSPSEIKTLVKRATIPLRARKTTTAKSKVRGGEIDALRLMQEGGE, from the coding sequence ATGGACTATACTGGTTTATTGCATCAATTGATTGACGGAATGCGACGCCCTGAACCAGAACAGGGAGGGCGATATTTGATCCGATTTGCCAAACCACAGCAGTATGAAGCCTGTCTCCTGGAATTGTCCCGAATGCGGAACGAATTCACCGACCTTGGAGCTGTTCGCTCTTCGCGACTCGCTCGTTCCATTATCGCCCCAGTGCAACGCCCGGAGGATCTGTACCGCTATGGGGATGAAATTACGATTGAAGCAGACGTCCCCATCTCCCTTCACGCCGCTGCACTTCACAGTAAACCGAGCAATGCCCAAGGCATACCTTGGGGAGTGAAGCAGATTCGGGCACCCAAAGTGTGGTCTGTGTCTACCGGACACCGAATTAAAATCGGCGTAATTGATACAGGTGCTGATTACCACCACCCCGATCTTCGTTATTCTCTGGCACGCGGAATCAATCTGTTAAATCGCAGCCTGCTTCCCCATGATGATAATGGACACGGCACCCACATTGCAGGGACCATCGCTGCAGCCAACAGCACCGCAGGCATGATTGGTGTAGCTCCACGCTCCCTGATCTATCCGGTGAAAGCATTTGACCACAACGGATCGGCTTATGTATCCGACATTGTACTTGGCATCGACTGGTGTGTGCGCAACAAGGTCGATATCATCAATATGAGTTTTGGCATGAAAACACGTAGCAAGGCGCTTCTTGACGTGGTCAATCGTGCATACCATGCTGGAATCGTCATTGTTGCCTCGTCAGGAAATGACGGCAAACGCCGCAGTATTGATTATCCGGCACGGTATCCGCAGACCATATCTGTTGGGGCAACCGACAAAAACAGACGTATTGCGTCCTTCAGCAATCGCGGCGCATACGTGGATGTCTATGCACCTGGAGATAAAATCGTTTCCTCCTGGGTACAGGGCAAGCATCACGAGATGAGTGGTACATCCATGGCAACATCGCATGTAAGTGGCGCTATCGCCTTGCTGCTCGCAAAACATCCGGGGTTATCCCCTAGTGAAATCAAAACGCTCGTCAAGCGTGCTACGATCCCGCTGCGCGCTCGTAAGACCACCACCGCGAAAAGCAAGGTACGCGGTGGCGAGATTGACGCCCTGCGGCTAATGCAGGAGGGCGGGGAGTGA
- a CDS encoding CTP synthase, producing MTKYIFVTGGVVSSLGKGITAASLGRLLKNRGLKVTIQKFDPYINIDPGTMSPYQHGEVFVTDDGAETDLDLGHYERFIDINLSKNSNVTTGKVYSSVISKERRGEYLGGTVQVIPHITNEIKERVFRAGREAGSDVVITEIGGTVGDIESLPFLEAIRQIKSDVGRDNVMYIHVTLIPYIKAAGEVKTKPTQHSVKELRSIGIQPNVIVCRTEYELSDDMKAKIALFCDIDENAVVECRDADTLYQVPLNLREEGLDEIVVNHLKLTTPAPDMSEWEGLVDRINKLEHTVEIAIVGKYVALHDAYLSVVESLSHAGFASNADVKIRWVPSEDITDENVGDLLHGIGGILVPGGFGDRGIEGKVSAIRYAREKQIPFFGICLGMQVSVIEYARSIVGLNGANSSEINPATEFPVIDLLPEQKDIENLGGTMRLGLYPCKLQEGSLAMACYDDELVYERHRHRYEFNNEYRETIEKAGLVISGTSPDGRLVEIVELPGHPWFLAVQFHPEFTSRPNRPQPLFREFVKASLENAQK from the coding sequence GTGACAAAGTATATTTTCGTGACGGGCGGAGTTGTGTCCTCCCTGGGCAAAGGGATTACGGCTGCTTCGCTGGGCAGATTGCTGAAAAACAGAGGGCTTAAGGTAACGATTCAAAAATTTGATCCATACATCAACATCGACCCAGGGACAATGAGTCCTTATCAGCACGGCGAGGTTTTTGTTACGGATGATGGCGCGGAAACGGATCTGGACCTTGGCCACTATGAACGTTTTATTGATATCAATCTCTCCAAAAACAGCAACGTCACGACTGGTAAAGTATACTCTTCCGTCATCAGCAAAGAGCGACGCGGGGAATATCTGGGCGGAACGGTACAAGTTATTCCACACATTACGAACGAAATCAAAGAGCGTGTATTCCGCGCTGGACGTGAAGCAGGTTCGGATGTTGTTATTACGGAAATTGGCGGAACAGTGGGCGACATCGAGAGCTTGCCTTTCCTGGAAGCTATTCGTCAAATCAAGAGTGATGTGGGTCGCGACAATGTAATGTACATCCACGTAACGCTTATTCCTTATATCAAAGCAGCTGGTGAAGTGAAAACAAAACCAACGCAGCACAGTGTTAAGGAATTGCGCAGCATCGGTATTCAACCGAATGTGATTGTATGCCGTACGGAGTATGAATTGTCTGACGACATGAAAGCCAAAATCGCTCTCTTCTGCGATATTGATGAGAATGCCGTGGTTGAATGTCGTGATGCAGACACGTTGTATCAAGTACCTCTGAACCTGCGTGAAGAAGGCTTGGATGAGATCGTGGTAAACCATCTGAAACTGACTACTCCTGCACCGGATATGAGCGAGTGGGAAGGGTTGGTTGACCGGATCAACAAGTTGGAGCATACGGTTGAGATCGCTATTGTTGGTAAATATGTTGCGCTGCACGATGCATATCTGAGTGTTGTTGAGTCCTTGTCCCATGCAGGATTTGCATCCAATGCTGATGTGAAAATTCGCTGGGTTCCTTCTGAGGATATTACAGATGAGAATGTAGGCGACCTGTTACATGGTATTGGCGGTATCCTTGTTCCTGGTGGATTCGGAGATCGTGGTATTGAAGGTAAAGTATCGGCAATTCGTTATGCTCGTGAGAAACAAATTCCGTTCTTCGGTATTTGCCTGGGTATGCAGGTTTCCGTTATTGAGTATGCACGTTCCATCGTTGGTTTGAATGGGGCAAACAGCTCCGAGATTAATCCGGCTACGGAATTCCCTGTGATCGATCTGTTGCCTGAGCAAAAAGATATTGAAAATCTGGGTGGCACGATGCGTCTGGGTCTGTATCCTTGTAAGCTTCAGGAAGGTTCTTTGGCGATGGCTTGTTATGATGACGAGCTGGTGTATGAGAGACACCGTCACCGGTATGAGTTCAACAATGAATACCGTGAAACGATCGAAAAAGCAGGACTGGTTATCTCGGGTACATCCCCGGATGGACGTCTGGTTGAGATCGTGGAACTTCCAGGACACCCATGGTTCCTGGCAGTACAATTCCATCCGGAATTCACTTCACGTCCGAACCGTCCGCAACCATTGTTCCGTGAGTTTGTAAAAGCTTCTCTGGAGAATGCGCAGAAGTAA
- the rpoE gene encoding DNA-directed RNA polymerase subunit delta, translated as MSTSLNLKIDKEKVKEIPLVDLAFMVLKAANTPYYYRDLMNEVAKQRGMTDEEINEFIAQLYTEINIDGRFACVGTSLWGLKRWYPVAGTEDSMTGAKRPRIINDEDDDLEDEDFGEEEDSYNSDEDFDSTDKDEDEDEEDEDEDDIFDEEDSEEEVLVEDDDLEDEDLEEDEEESENEDEFDDDSDNR; from the coding sequence GTGAGTACCTCGCTCAATTTGAAAATTGATAAAGAAAAGGTAAAAGAGATCCCTTTGGTGGACCTTGCCTTTATGGTGCTGAAAGCGGCTAATACGCCGTATTACTATCGTGACTTGATGAATGAGGTAGCGAAGCAGCGCGGAATGACTGATGAAGAAATCAACGAGTTTATCGCCCAGCTATATACCGAGATTAATATCGATGGTCGTTTTGCTTGCGTCGGTACGAGTCTGTGGGGCTTGAAGCGCTGGTATCCGGTAGCTGGAACAGAAGATTCCATGACGGGTGCGAAGCGTCCGCGTATCATCAACGATGAAGACGATGATCTGGAAGATGAAGACTTCGGTGAAGAAGAAGACAGCTATAACAGCGACGAAGACTTCGACAGCACGGATAAAGACGAAGATGAAGACGAAGAAGATGAAGACGAAGACGACATCTTTGATGAAGAAGACAGCGAAGAAGAAGTGCTGGTCGAAGATGACGATCTGGAAGATGAAGACCTCGAAGAAGACGAAGAAGAGTCCGAAAACGAGGATGAATTTGACGACGATTCTGATAATCGGTAG
- the fba gene encoding class II fructose-1,6-bisphosphate aldolase encodes MPLVSMTDMLNKALEGKYAVGQYNINNLEWTQAILGAAEEEKSPVILGVSEGAARHIGGFYTVVKMVEGLIHDMKITVPVAIHLDHGSSFDKCKEAIDAGFTSVMIDGSHHSIDENIEMTKKVVEYAHAKGVSVEAEVGTVGGQEDDVIGGIMYADLNECIRIVKETGIDTLAPALGSVHGPYHGEPNLGFKEMEEVRDAVQVPLVLHGGTGIPKHDIDKAISLGTSKINVNTENQIAFSKVVREVLAAKPDAYDPRTFIVPGRDAIKETVKGKIREFGSNNKA; translated from the coding sequence ATGCCATTAGTATCTATGACAGACATGTTGAACAAAGCACTCGAAGGAAAATATGCAGTTGGTCAATACAACATCAATAACCTTGAGTGGACTCAAGCGATTCTTGGTGCTGCTGAAGAAGAGAAATCCCCAGTAATCCTGGGTGTATCCGAAGGCGCAGCACGTCACATTGGTGGCTTCTACACTGTAGTTAAAATGGTAGAAGGACTTATCCACGACATGAAAATCACTGTTCCAGTTGCAATTCACCTGGACCATGGTTCAAGCTTCGACAAGTGTAAAGAAGCGATCGATGCTGGATTCACATCCGTAATGATCGACGGTTCCCACCACTCCATCGATGAGAACATCGAAATGACTAAAAAAGTTGTTGAATATGCACACGCTAAAGGCGTTTCTGTAGAAGCTGAAGTAGGTACTGTAGGCGGACAAGAAGACGACGTTATCGGCGGCATCATGTACGCTGACCTGAACGAGTGTATCCGTATCGTTAAAGAAACAGGTATCGACACATTGGCACCAGCTCTTGGTTCCGTACACGGTCCTTACCATGGCGAGCCTAACTTGGGCTTCAAAGAAATGGAAGAAGTTCGTGACGCGGTACAAGTTCCACTCGTATTGCACGGTGGTACAGGTATTCCTAAACACGACATCGACAAAGCTATTTCCCTGGGTACATCCAAAATCAACGTAAACACAGAGAACCAAATCGCTTTCTCAAAAGTGGTTCGTGAAGTGCTTGCAGCTAAACCAGATGCTTACGATCCACGTACATTCATCGTACCAGGCCGTGATGCAATCAAAGAAACAGTTAAAGGTAAAATCCGCGAGTTTGGTTCCAACAACAAAGCGTAA
- the rpmE gene encoding 50S ribosomal protein L31, translated as MKEAIHPNYTIGQVSCACGNTFETGSVKDGLRVEICSACHPFFTGKQKFIDAGGRVDRFKKKYGI; from the coding sequence ATGAAAGAAGCAATTCATCCTAATTACACGATTGGTCAAGTATCTTGCGCTTGCGGGAATACTTTTGAGACAGGTTCGGTTAAAGACGGACTTCGTGTAGAGATTTGCTCCGCGTGCCACCCGTTCTTCACAGGTAAACAGAAGTTTATCGATGCTGGCGGCCGTGTTGATCGTTTCAAGAAGAAATACGGAATCTAA